In Melopsittacus undulatus isolate bMelUnd1 chromosome 6, bMelUnd1.mat.Z, whole genome shotgun sequence, the following proteins share a genomic window:
- the LPAR4 gene encoding lysophosphatidic acid receptor 4, whose amino-acid sequence MGNHSNNRTCLIDDSFKYNLYGAVYSVVFILGLITNCASLFVFCFRMKMRSETAIFMTNLAVSDLLFVFTLPFKIFYNFNRHWPFGDSLCKISGTAFLTNIYGSMLFLTCISVDRFLAIVYPFRSRTIRTRRNSAVVCAGVWILVLSGGISASLFSTTNISNTSTTCFEGFSKSIWKTYLSKITIFIEVVGFIIPLLLNLTCSSLVLRTLRKPATLSQIGTNKEKVLKMIIVHVAIFVVCFVPYNSILFLYALVRSQAIANCSLERFARTMYPITLCIATMNCCFDPFIYYFTSESFQKSFNIKTQMKMDSLFKTETALTKTALPAPQDEISDQAITNGGDPTSESHF is encoded by the coding sequence ATGGGAAACCACAGTAACAATCGTACCTGTTTGATAGATGATTCCTTTAAGTACAACTTGTATGGAGCTGTGTACAGCGTGGTCTTCATCCTTGGTTTGATTACTAACTGTGCCtccctctttgttttctgctttcgAATGAAAATGCGAAGTGAAACAGCCATTTTCATGACAAATTTGGCTGTTTCAGATTTGCTTTTTGTGTTcactttgccttttaaaatcttttataaCTTCAACAGGCACTGGCCCTTTGGAGACAGTCTGTGCAAGATCTCCGGTACAGCATTCCTCACTAACATCTATGGGAGCATGCTGTTCCTCACCTGCATTAGTGTCGACCGTTTCCTTGCTATTGTCTATCCATTCCGGTCTCGCACCATTAGGACCAGGAGAAATTCCGCCGTAGTCTGTGCTGGTGTTTGGATCCTGGTCCTCAGCGGTGGAATTTCAGCTTCATTGTTCTCCACAACCAACATTTCCAACACCAGCACAACCTGTTTTGAAGGTTTCTCCAAAAGTATCTGGAAAACCTATTTGTCTAAGATCACTATATTTATTGAAGTGGTAGGATTCATAATTCCTTTGCTACTCAACCTCACATGCTCTTCTTTAGTTCTCAGGACTCTCCGGAAACCTGCCACCTTGTCTCAGATTGGGACAAACAAAGAGAAAGTATTGAAAATGATCATTGTGCACGTGGCCATTTTTGTTGTGTGCTTTGTGCCTTACAATTCCATACTCTTCTTGTATGCTCTTGTGCGCTCCCAAGCAATAGCAAACTGCTCCTTGGAGAGGTTTGCGAGGACAATGTACCCAATCACACTGTGCATTGCAACAATGAACTGCTGCTTTGACCCGTTCATCTATTACTTCACATCAGAATCCTTCCAGAAGTCCTTCAACATAAAGACCCAGATGAAAATGGATTCTCTTTTCAAGACTGAGACAGCTCTAACAAAGACTGCACTACCAGCACCACAGGATGAAATAAGTGACCAGGCTATTACAAATGGAGGAGACCCAACATCTGAATCTCATTTCTAG